In Prevotella sp. oral taxon 475, one DNA window encodes the following:
- a CDS encoding HD domain-containing protein, whose amino-acid sequence MNPQALIDKYYGIDGPLRQLLLIHSRSVAQLALDIAHRHPELPIDHSFLEEAALLHDIGILHCDAPRIHCHGTAPYILHGRLGADMLRAEGFPRHARVCERHTGAGITRAAILAQHLPLPPQDFLPETLEEQLICYADKFFSKTHLNRQKTPEQALRSLEAFGSDSIERFRHWQQLFS is encoded by the coding sequence ATGAATCCACAAGCACTCATCGACAAATACTACGGAATCGACGGTCCGTTGCGTCAGCTCCTCCTCATCCACAGTCGCAGCGTTGCCCAGCTCGCACTTGACATTGCCCATCGGCACCCCGAACTGCCCATCGACCACTCGTTTCTCGAAGAAGCCGCCCTGCTACACGACATCGGCATTCTTCATTGCGATGCGCCTCGCATCCATTGCCATGGCACCGCGCCCTATATTCTTCACGGTCGTCTCGGTGCCGACATGCTCCGTGCCGAAGGATTCCCACGTCATGCCCGCGTTTGCGAGCGTCACACCGGAGCGGGCATCACCCGCGCCGCCATTCTTGCTCAGCACCTTCCGCTTCCGCCGCAAGATTTCCTGCCCGAAACGCTCGAAGAGCAACTCATCTGCTATGCCGACAAATTTTTCAGCAAGACCCATCTCAACCGACAGAAAACACCCGAACAAGCTCTGCGAAGCCTCGAAGCATTCGGTTCTGACAGCATCGAACGCTTCCGCCATTGGCAACAACTCTTTTCTTAA
- a CDS encoding ABC-F family ATP-binding cassette domain-containing protein: MAHPKPVLDVQNLTKRFGAKVLFENISFSIAEGQRVGLIAQNGTGKSTLLSILMGEEGRDGGEMVYRNGLRVACLVQSPRFDERETVLEACFNHQGDEEKILKAKQILTQLKITDLNQPMDQLSGGQQKRVALANTLITDPDFLILDEPTNHLDLEMIEWLEGFLSRGNKTLLMVTHDRYFLDRVCNLIIELDAQSLFTYQGNYAYYLEKRQERMDNRRAELQHANNLYRRELDWMRRQPQARGHKARYREEAFYELEAKARQRIEERQVRLKSKNVYIGSKIFECQYVSKAWSAEKVILRDFYYNFARFEKMGIVGNNGTGKSTFVKMLLGEVQPDNGRFDIGETVRFGYFSQEGLKFDEQKKVIDVVADIAEYIDLGGGRHLTASQFLQHFLFTPEEQHSYVYKLSGGERRKLHLCTVLMRNPNFLVLDEPTNDLDIKTLQVLEEYLQDFPGCVIIVSHDRYFMDKVVDHLLVFHGDGQVQDFPGNYTQFRAWSLLQPQDVTKPTPTPAPAEKNTRTTPRSDTRRKLTYKEKTEFERLDREIAALETEQTQIETLLCSGELSVDQLTEKSIRLSALKAELDEKSLRWLELSEI; encoded by the coding sequence ATGGCTCATCCGAAACCGGTTCTCGACGTGCAGAACCTCACCAAGCGGTTCGGCGCGAAAGTGCTTTTCGAAAACATCTCCTTCTCCATTGCTGAAGGGCAACGTGTGGGCCTTATTGCGCAGAATGGAACAGGCAAGTCCACCTTGCTCTCCATCCTCATGGGCGAGGAGGGGCGAGACGGAGGCGAGATGGTCTATCGCAACGGACTGCGGGTGGCCTGTCTGGTTCAGTCGCCTCGGTTCGACGAGCGCGAAACCGTGCTCGAGGCCTGTTTCAATCATCAAGGCGACGAAGAGAAAATACTGAAGGCGAAACAGATTCTCACGCAACTGAAAATTACCGACCTCAACCAGCCGATGGACCAGCTCAGCGGCGGACAGCAAAAACGCGTAGCACTGGCTAACACACTCATCACCGACCCCGACTTCCTCATCCTCGACGAGCCCACCAATCACCTCGACCTCGAAATGATCGAGTGGCTTGAAGGCTTTCTCTCCCGTGGCAACAAGACATTGCTCATGGTGACGCACGACCGCTATTTCCTCGACCGCGTCTGCAATCTCATCATCGAGCTCGACGCCCAGTCGCTCTTCACCTATCAAGGCAACTACGCCTATTATCTCGAAAAGCGGCAGGAGCGGATGGATAACCGCCGAGCCGAACTCCAACACGCCAACAATCTCTATCGCCGCGAACTCGACTGGATGCGCCGTCAGCCCCAGGCCCGCGGACACAAGGCCCGCTACCGCGAGGAAGCTTTCTACGAACTCGAGGCCAAAGCCCGGCAACGCATCGAGGAACGGCAGGTGCGCCTCAAGAGCAAGAACGTCTACATCGGTTCGAAAATCTTCGAGTGTCAGTACGTCTCCAAAGCCTGGTCGGCCGAAAAAGTCATCCTGCGCGACTTCTACTACAACTTCGCCCGCTTCGAGAAGATGGGCATCGTGGGCAACAACGGCACCGGTAAGTCCACCTTTGTCAAGATGCTCCTGGGCGAGGTGCAACCCGACAACGGGCGATTCGACATCGGTGAGACCGTGCGTTTTGGTTATTTCTCGCAAGAAGGATTGAAGTTCGACGAGCAGAAAAAAGTGATCGACGTCGTTGCCGACATCGCCGAATACATCGACCTCGGCGGCGGTCGGCATCTCACGGCCTCGCAGTTTCTTCAGCACTTCCTCTTCACGCCCGAAGAACAGCACAGCTACGTCTACAAACTCAGCGGCGGCGAGCGGCGCAAGCTCCACCTCTGCACGGTGCTCATGCGCAACCCCAATTTCTTAGTGCTCGACGAACCCACCAACGACCTCGACATCAAAACCCTACAGGTGCTCGAAGAATACCTGCAAGACTTTCCCGGTTGCGTCATCATCGTGAGTCACGACCGCTACTTCATGGACAAAGTCGTAGATCATCTGCTCGTTTTTCATGGCGACGGTCAGGTGCAAGACTTTCCGGGAAACTACACACAGTTCAGAGCCTGGAGTCTGCTGCAACCACAGGACGTAACGAAGCCGACCCCGACCCCGGCCCCGGCTGAGAAAAACACCCGCACAACGCCTCGAAGCGACACACGCCGTAAGCTCACCTACAAAGAAAAAACAGAGTTCGAGCGGTTGGACCGAGAGATTGCCGCCCTCGAAACCGAGCAAACCCAGATAGAAACGCTCTTGTGCAGCGGCGAACTCAGCGTCGACCAACTCACCGAGAAAAGTATCCGCCTCTCTGCCCTCAAGGCCGAACTCGACGAGAAAAGTCTTCGCTGGTTGGAGCTAAGTGAGATTTAG
- the yihA gene encoding ribosome biogenesis GTP-binding protein YihA/YsxC codes for MEIKKSAFVLSAPLVSMCPKDNKAEYAFIGRSNVGKSSLINMLCQHKGLAKTSSTPGKTLLINHFLINDAWYLVDLPGYGFARRSKSVQKQLQQMISGYILQRKQLVNLFVLIDIRHEQQKIDREFINWLGESGVPFAIVFTKADKLGPVKARQNAEQWMKQLEDVWEELPPYFITSAEKKTGREDLLAYIDDVNQRLEAE; via the coding sequence ATGGAGATCAAGAAATCAGCTTTTGTGCTATCGGCCCCTTTGGTGAGCATGTGCCCGAAGGACAACAAAGCCGAATACGCCTTCATCGGGCGGTCGAACGTGGGTAAATCGAGCCTCATCAACATGCTCTGCCAGCATAAGGGACTGGCCAAGACTTCTTCTACACCGGGAAAAACGCTGCTCATCAATCATTTTCTCATTAATGATGCCTGGTATTTAGTAGACCTGCCCGGATATGGATTCGCCCGTCGGTCGAAGTCGGTGCAGAAACAGTTGCAGCAGATGATTTCGGGTTATATCCTGCAGCGCAAGCAGTTGGTCAATCTCTTTGTTCTGATCGACATCCGGCACGAGCAGCAGAAAATCGACCGCGAGTTTATTAACTGGCTCGGTGAGAGCGGCGTGCCCTTCGCCATCGTCTTTACCAAAGCCGACAAACTTGGACCGGTGAAGGCGCGTCAGAATGCTGAGCAGTGGATGAAACAGCTTGAAGATGTGTGGGAGGAGCTGCCGCCCTATTTCATCACGAGTGCCGAGAAGAAGACGGGTCGAGAAGATCTCCTTGCCTATATCGACGATGTGAACCAACGATTGGAGGCAGAGTAG
- a CDS encoding FeoB-associated Cys-rich membrane protein, with amino-acid sequence MTQYILIALILVAALGYVARQVYRAFSHGGDPCHGCSGCTMHQQLKDRKDKTCQEKTLNKKEKIVQHS; translated from the coding sequence ATGACACAATATATTCTTATTGCTCTCATCCTTGTGGCAGCTCTGGGTTACGTTGCCCGGCAGGTCTATCGTGCCTTCTCGCATGGCGGCGATCCTTGTCACGGCTGTTCGGGATGCACCATGCACCAACAATTGAAGGATCGCAAGGACAAGACTTGCCAAGAGAAGACCTTAAACAAAAAAGAAAAGATTGTTCAACACTCTTAA
- a CDS encoding 1-acyl-sn-glycerol-3-phosphate acyltransferase, which yields MNILYRIYQLIVALPVIAVSTLLTALVTTVGCLLGNGHFWGYYPGKCWSWLIIRILLLPIKVEGREHLRPGQSYVFASNHQGAFDIFMIYGFLGRNFKWMMKHQLRRVPLIGMACQAAHHIFVDRRSTAKVKKTIEQARNTLHDGMSLVVFPEGARTFTGHLGLFKRGAFMLADELQLPIVPLTINGSFDVMPRTRDLKWVRWHRLTLTIHAPIQPMGQGPFNIKALEEKSYEVIMNGLVPEYRGFVANPDQ from the coding sequence ATGAACATTCTCTACCGCATTTATCAGCTTATCGTAGCCCTTCCGGTGATAGCCGTAAGCACATTGCTCACGGCTCTGGTTACCACAGTGGGGTGCCTGTTGGGCAACGGACATTTCTGGGGATACTATCCCGGCAAGTGTTGGTCGTGGCTCATCATTCGCATTCTTCTATTGCCCATTAAGGTAGAAGGGCGCGAGCATCTGCGTCCGGGGCAATCGTATGTTTTCGCGAGTAATCATCAGGGAGCCTTCGATATCTTTATGATTTACGGATTCTTGGGACGCAACTTCAAATGGATGATGAAACATCAGTTGCGTCGTGTGCCTCTTATTGGGATGGCCTGCCAGGCAGCGCATCACATTTTTGTAGACAGACGCAGTACGGCAAAGGTGAAGAAAACCATCGAACAAGCTCGAAACACGCTACACGATGGAATGTCGCTGGTCGTATTTCCCGAGGGAGCGCGCACGTTCACCGGTCATCTTGGTTTGTTCAAGCGTGGTGCTTTCATGTTAGCCGACGAACTGCAACTGCCCATCGTTCCGCTCACCATCAATGGCTCGTTCGACGTGATGCCCCGCACACGTGATCTGAAATGGGTGCGTTGGCATCGGCTCACCCTTACCATCCACGCCCCCATTCAACCGATGGGTCAGGGACCGTTCAACATCAAAGCCCTGGAGGAGAAAAGCTACGAAGTGATTATGAACGGATTGGTGCCCGAATACCGCGGCTTTGTGGCCAATCCCGACCAGTAG
- a CDS encoding metallophosphoesterase produces the protein MISRILLLLLLLIVLPDLYVEYRNRKFRKTVHPGVRLLRWGVTGVWALFTLLLGMTKNFIPDNRTLLDAYLIGLSVFVVPRFLYMVCTVVGRLLSRWHGSATRWGQCTGWILALLWSGISVYGWMFGERQLVVNRIEIGSEQLPKAFDGYRIVQWSDAHVGSFLGGRRHLLERVVDSINAQRADAIVFTGDLQNIQPSEVAPLRGLFSGLKARDGVFSVLGNHDYSMYIDAPDAVKAANERQMKKYQRQMGWDLLLNEHRVIRRGGDSIVIAGEENDGRPPFPSRANLKKTLAGILPSAYVVLLQHDPSAWRRSILPQSDVQLTLSGHTHGGQVSLLGLRPTRFAYPEDKGLYTENGRLLFVSSGIGGLVPFRFGVPPEVVVITLRRK, from the coding sequence ATGATTTCAAGAATCCTCCTATTGCTATTGTTACTTATTGTTCTGCCCGATCTGTACGTCGAGTATCGCAACCGGAAGTTCCGAAAGACGGTGCACCCCGGTGTGCGTCTCTTGCGTTGGGGAGTGACAGGCGTATGGGCTTTGTTTACTCTTCTGTTGGGCATGACCAAGAATTTTATTCCTGACAATCGAACCCTGCTCGATGCTTATTTGATTGGGTTGAGCGTGTTTGTCGTTCCGCGGTTCCTGTATATGGTGTGCACGGTTGTGGGGCGGTTGTTGAGTAGATGGCATGGAAGCGCAACTCGATGGGGCCAATGCACAGGATGGATTTTAGCCTTGTTGTGGAGCGGAATCTCGGTCTATGGATGGATGTTTGGCGAGAGACAATTGGTAGTCAATCGGATAGAAATAGGGTCGGAGCAACTTCCTAAGGCTTTCGATGGTTATCGAATCGTGCAGTGGAGCGATGCTCATGTGGGTAGCTTCTTAGGAGGGAGGCGACATTTGTTGGAGCGAGTGGTCGACAGCATCAACGCCCAGCGAGCCGATGCCATTGTGTTCACGGGCGACTTGCAGAACATTCAACCCTCGGAGGTGGCTCCGTTGCGGGGGCTCTTCAGTGGATTGAAGGCCAGGGATGGGGTGTTCTCGGTGTTGGGCAATCATGATTACAGCATGTATATCGATGCGCCCGATGCGGTGAAGGCGGCCAACGAGCGGCAGATGAAGAAGTATCAGCGGCAGATGGGTTGGGATTTGCTGCTCAACGAGCACCGTGTGATACGTCGGGGAGGGGATTCTATCGTCATTGCCGGTGAGGAGAACGACGGTCGACCGCCTTTCCCTTCGCGGGCCAACTTAAAGAAAACGCTGGCCGGAATTTTGCCTTCTGCTTATGTGGTGCTCTTGCAGCACGACCCGTCGGCTTGGCGCAGAAGCATCCTTCCGCAATCGGACGTGCAACTCACCTTGAGCGGACACACACATGGCGGGCAAGTCAGTCTTTTGGGTTTGCGTCCCACTCGTTTCGCTTATCCCGAGGATAAGGGACTTTATACCGAAAATGGTCGTTTGCTCTTCGTCTCGTCGGGTATCGGCGGCCTTGTACCTTTCCGCTTTGGTGTTCCGCCAGAGGTGGTGGTTATCACGTTGAGAAGGAAGTAG
- a CDS encoding vitamin B12 dependent-methionine synthase activation domain-containing protein: MKLKYQISDIRPYINWLYFFHTWGMNGKPTEEKEKLRVDAETMLNEWEGKYHTHAVFELFDANSDGDDLLIGEVRLPLLRQQRVRENGAPNLCLADFIRPVSSGIKDRVGAFATTVDAAMETDYKSDDYLQMMAKVLAERLAEGTAEKMHEEVRKTYWGYAPDEQLTPEDLHHERYQGIRPAIGYPSLPDTSVNFILNQLIGMSSIGIHLTQTGMMQPHASVSGLMFSHPQSKYFDLGTIGEDQLADYASRRGVPLNLMRCFIHS; the protein is encoded by the coding sequence ATGAAACTGAAGTATCAGATAAGTGATATACGCCCTTACATCAATTGGTTGTACTTCTTCCATACGTGGGGAATGAATGGAAAGCCGACGGAAGAGAAGGAGAAGTTGCGCGTAGATGCCGAAACGATGCTGAATGAGTGGGAGGGCAAGTATCATACGCATGCGGTCTTCGAGCTTTTTGATGCCAATAGCGATGGCGACGATCTGCTTATCGGTGAGGTCAGACTGCCTTTGCTACGTCAGCAACGAGTCAGAGAGAATGGTGCTCCTAACCTTTGTCTGGCCGATTTCATACGGCCCGTCTCAAGCGGCATCAAAGATAGAGTGGGGGCATTTGCCACTACAGTGGATGCGGCGATGGAAACCGACTATAAATCTGACGACTATCTGCAAATGATGGCGAAGGTCTTGGCCGAGCGTTTGGCCGAGGGTACGGCTGAAAAAATGCACGAAGAGGTGCGGAAAACTTATTGGGGCTATGCACCTGATGAGCAATTGACACCCGAAGATCTGCACCACGAACGCTATCAAGGCATTCGGCCGGCCATTGGTTATCCCTCTTTGCCCGACACCAGCGTCAATTTCATTCTCAACCAGCTCATCGGTATGTCGTCGATAGGTATTCATCTCACGCAGACAGGAATGATGCAGCCCCACGCAAGTGTATCGGGATTGATGTTCTCACACCCGCAATCGAAGTATTTCGACCTGGGAACTATTGGCGAAGACCAGTTGGCCGACTATGCTTCCAGGCGCGGCGTACCGCTGAATCTGATGCGCTGCTTTATTCATTCTTAG
- a CDS encoding dihydroorotase, whose amino-acid sequence MKTLIFGGTIVNEGRAFKGSVIIEDSRIANVIEGNDIPRDCYDKRVDATGDVILPGVIDDHVHFREPGLTHKADIDSESRAAAYGGVTSFFEMPNTHPQTTTLEAWEEKLKLGRKSSRVNYSFFFGATNNNTDLLAQLDPHRVPGIKLFMGSSTGNMLVDRREVLEKIFKNASLPIMTHCEDTSIINCNMAEAKQLYGEDPAVTLHPQIRSEEACWRSTALAVELARRYGARLHVAHLTTARELEFFGSDEHITAEAVVPHLYFSEEDYARLGTQIKCNPAIKRRADRDALRAALTDGRITLIGTDHAPHLLEDKKGGCAKAASGMPMVQFSLVTMLELVDEGVLSLERLVELMCHHPAQLFEVRRRGFLRKGYQADIAIVRRGEPWTVTEDVIQSKCKWSPMQGHEYRWKVVYTFCNGHLLLDENGRFDDDYRGEEIVFR is encoded by the coding sequence ATGAAAACGTTGATTTTCGGCGGTACGATTGTAAACGAGGGCAGAGCTTTTAAGGGGTCTGTCATCATTGAAGATAGTCGTATCGCCAACGTGATCGAAGGAAACGACATCCCCCGTGACTGCTACGATAAAAGAGTAGATGCCACGGGGGATGTCATTCTGCCTGGTGTGATAGACGACCACGTACATTTTCGGGAACCGGGACTCACCCATAAGGCCGATATCGATAGCGAAAGTAGAGCTGCGGCTTATGGTGGCGTGACCTCGTTCTTCGAAATGCCCAACACCCATCCACAGACCACAACGCTGGAAGCGTGGGAAGAGAAGTTGAAGTTGGGCAGGAAGAGCAGTCGGGTTAACTACAGTTTCTTTTTCGGAGCTACCAATAACAACACTGATTTATTGGCTCAACTCGATCCGCATCGCGTTCCTGGCATTAAGCTTTTTATGGGGTCGAGCACGGGAAACATGCTGGTAGACCGGCGAGAGGTGCTGGAGAAAATCTTCAAAAACGCCTCGCTCCCCATCATGACGCATTGTGAAGACACGTCTATCATCAACTGCAACATGGCGGAAGCGAAACAACTGTATGGCGAAGATCCTGCCGTGACATTGCATCCGCAGATCAGAAGCGAGGAGGCTTGCTGGCGTTCCACGGCTTTAGCGGTGGAGTTGGCTCGCCGGTATGGTGCCCGTCTACACGTGGCCCATCTCACTACAGCGCGCGAACTTGAGTTTTTTGGATCGGACGAACACATCACGGCAGAGGCGGTTGTGCCCCATCTCTATTTCTCGGAAGAGGATTACGCCCGTCTCGGAACGCAAATCAAATGCAATCCTGCCATCAAACGCCGAGCCGATCGTGATGCCTTGCGAGCTGCCTTGACCGATGGACGCATCACTTTGATAGGAACCGACCACGCACCTCACCTGCTTGAAGATAAGAAAGGCGGCTGTGCAAAGGCGGCTTCGGGCATGCCGATGGTGCAGTTTTCGCTTGTCACGATGCTCGAACTGGTGGATGAGGGTGTGTTGAGCCTGGAACGCTTGGTCGAATTGATGTGTCATCACCCTGCGCAGCTATTCGAAGTGCGACGCAGAGGCTTTCTACGAAAGGGCTATCAGGCGGACATTGCCATCGTCAGAAGAGGAGAGCCTTGGACGGTTACTGAAGACGTGATTCAGAGTAAGTGTAAATGGAGCCCTATGCAAGGGCATGAATATCGATGGAAGGTGGTCTATACCTTTTGTAACGGTCATCTTCTGCTCGACGAAAACGGACGATTCGACGACGATTATCGCGGAGAAGAAATCGTGTTCAGGTAG
- a CDS encoding DUF4369 domain-containing protein, with product MNKVLYALLSVVVLASCGSSYNIEGTSNISTLDGSKLYLKVLKDNEFKNIDSCDVVHGKFGFSGSLDSVRIANIFRDDDSVLPLVLESGDIQVKLDDAQQIVSGTPLNDKLFKFFSKYNQLKNQEQELIHKHDQAIMNGSNMEVVSAKLRAEAVRLSGQEDQLVTSFIIENFDNVLGPGVFFMVTIGYEYPELTPWIEDIMSKATDKFKNDSYVRDYYEKAQENQQIMNGMKEVPLPTQTGTTAPATSVNAAPAPTPNDLAKPDKQ from the coding sequence ATGAACAAAGTTCTCTACGCATTGCTCTCGGTGGTTGTTCTCGCCTCGTGCGGAAGCAGTTATAACATAGAAGGCACGTCGAATATTTCGACGCTGGATGGCAGTAAGCTTTATCTGAAGGTGCTGAAAGACAATGAATTTAAGAATATAGACTCTTGTGACGTGGTGCACGGCAAGTTTGGATTTTCGGGCTCGTTAGACTCTGTGCGCATTGCCAACATCTTTCGAGACGACGACAGTGTGCTTCCATTGGTGCTCGAAAGCGGAGACATCCAGGTGAAGCTCGACGATGCGCAGCAAATCGTTTCGGGAACGCCGCTCAACGACAAGCTTTTTAAATTTTTCAGTAAATACAATCAGCTTAAAAACCAGGAACAAGAGCTGATACACAAACACGATCAGGCCATTATGAACGGCAGTAACATGGAGGTGGTGAGCGCAAAACTCAGGGCCGAAGCCGTGCGACTGTCGGGCCAGGAAGATCAGCTCGTCACCTCGTTCATCATCGAGAACTTCGATAACGTGCTCGGTCCCGGTGTGTTTTTCATGGTAACGATAGGCTATGAATATCCCGAGCTTACTCCATGGATAGAGGATATAATGAGTAAGGCCACCGATAAGTTTAAGAACGATTCTTATGTGCGCGACTATTACGAGAAAGCACAAGAGAATCAGCAGATTATGAACGGTATGAAAGAGGTGCCCTTGCCTACACAAACAGGCACAACGGCTCCCGCTACATCTGTCAACGCTGCACCGGCACCCACCCCGAACGACTTGGCTAAACCCGATAAACAATGA
- a CDS encoding septum formation initiator family protein translates to MNNKLGRLISFLEHYKYLIVIVLGVLIVGFLDENSLMRDVQYQLQISDLKKQIQEYKERNDADIKRLRELKRNPKAIEKIARERYFMKADDEDIYVLSDDERPIQTNDETIN, encoded by the coding sequence ATGAACAATAAGTTGGGACGTCTTATCAGTTTCTTAGAGCACTACAAATATTTGATAGTGATCGTCTTGGGCGTGCTTATTGTCGGCTTTTTAGATGAGAACAGTTTGATGCGCGATGTACAATATCAACTGCAAATCAGCGACCTGAAAAAACAAATTCAAGAATATAAAGAACGCAACGATGCCGACATCAAACGCTTACGCGAACTCAAGCGCAACCCGAAGGCCATTGAGAAGATAGCCCGCGAGCGTTATTTTATGAAAGCAGACGATGAAGACATCTACGTGTTGAGCGATGATGAACGACCGATACAGACAAATGATGAAACGATTAACTAA